The Bubalus kerabau isolate K-KA32 ecotype Philippines breed swamp buffalo chromosome X, PCC_UOA_SB_1v2, whole genome shotgun sequence genome has a segment encoding these proteins:
- the LOC129639577 gene encoding putative P2Y purinoceptor 10 isoform X2: MSSNSTSDAETNCNETNLTFHYPLYATTYILIFIPGLLANSAALWVLCRFISKKNKAIIFMINLSVADLAHVLSLPFRIYYYISHHWPFQRIPCLLCFYLKYLNMYASICFLTCISLQRCFFLLKPFRARDWKRRKMNAVALVGMITAAELAGFVIPVVIIAWCTWKMTISLRQPPVAFQGISEKQKALRMVYMCAAVFFICFTPYHINFIFYTMVKEAIISSCPIVQSTQYFHPFCLCLASLCCLLDPILYYFMASEFRDQLSRHGSSVTRSRLMSRESGSSMIS; encoded by the exons ATGAGCAGCAACAGTACCAGCGATGCTGAGACTAACTGCAATGAAACAAATTTGACATTTCATTACCCTCTCTACGCAACCACCTACATCCTCATATTCATCCCTGGTCTACTGGCCAACAGTGCAGCCTTATGGGTTCTGTGCCGCTTtatcagcaagaaaaataaagccattatTTTCATGATAAACCTCTCTGTGGCTGACCTTGCCCACGTGCTGTCCTTACCCTTCCGGATTTACTATTACATCAGCCACCATTGGCCTTTCCAGAGGATCCCTTGTCTGCTATGCTTCTACCTGAAGTATCTCAACATGTATGCCAGCATTTGTTTCCTGACATGCATCAGCCTTCAGAGGTGCTTCTTTCTCCTCAAGCCCTTCAGGGCTAGAGACTGGAAACGTAG GAAAATGAATGCAGTGGCTTTGGTTGGGATGATTACAGCTGCTGAACTGGCAGGATTTGTGATTCCAGTAGTCATCATTGCATGGTGCACCTGGAAAATGACTATATCCTTGAGACAACCACCTGTGGCTTTCCAAGGAATCAGTGAAAAGCAAAAAGCACTGAGGATGGTTTACATGTGTGCTGCAGTCTTCTTCATCTGCTTCACTCCCTAtcatattaactttattttttataccaTGGTAAAGGAAGCTATCATTAGCAGTTGTCCCATTGTCCAAAGCACACAGTATTTCCATCCTTTCTGTCTATGCCTTGCAAGTCTCTGCTGCCTTTTGGATCCGATTCTCTATTACTTCATGGCCTCAGAGTTTCGTGACCAACTATCTCGCCATGGCAGCTCTGTGACTCGTTCCCGCCTAATGAGCAGGGAGAGTGGTTCGTCAAtgattagttaa
- the LOC129639577 gene encoding putative P2Y purinoceptor 10 isoform X1 translates to MSSNSTSDAETNCNETNLTFHYPLYATTYILIFIPGLLANSAALWVLCRFISKKNKAIIFMINLSVADLAHVLSLPFRIYYYISHHWPFQRIPCLLCFYLKYLNMYASICFLTCISLQRCFFLLKPFRARDWKRRYDVGISAAIWVIVGTACLPFPIMRSTDLANNTDSCFADLGYRKMNAVALVGMITAAELAGFVIPVVIIAWCTWKMTISLRQPPVAFQGISEKQKALRMVYMCAAVFFICFTPYHINFIFYTMVKEAIISSCPIVQSTQYFHPFCLCLASLCCLLDPILYYFMASEFRDQLSRHGSSVTRSRLMSRESGSSMIS, encoded by the coding sequence ATGAGCAGCAACAGTACCAGCGATGCTGAGACTAACTGCAATGAAACAAATTTGACATTTCATTACCCTCTCTACGCAACCACCTACATCCTCATATTCATCCCTGGTCTACTGGCCAACAGTGCAGCCTTATGGGTTCTGTGCCGCTTtatcagcaagaaaaataaagccattatTTTCATGATAAACCTCTCTGTGGCTGACCTTGCCCACGTGCTGTCCTTACCCTTCCGGATTTACTATTACATCAGCCACCATTGGCCTTTCCAGAGGATCCCTTGTCTGCTATGCTTCTACCTGAAGTATCTCAACATGTATGCCAGCATTTGTTTCCTGACATGCATCAGCCTTCAGAGGTGCTTCTTTCTCCTCAAGCCCTTCAGGGCTAGAGACTGGAAACGTAGGTACGATGTAGGCATCAGTGCTGCCATATGGGTCATCGTGGGTACTGCCTGTTTGCCATTTCCCATCATGAGAAGCACAGACTTAGCCAACAACACTGACTCTTGCTTTGCTGATCTTGGTTACAGGAAAATGAATGCAGTGGCTTTGGTTGGGATGATTACAGCTGCTGAACTGGCAGGATTTGTGATTCCAGTAGTCATCATTGCATGGTGCACCTGGAAAATGACTATATCCTTGAGACAACCACCTGTGGCTTTCCAAGGAATCAGTGAAAAGCAAAAAGCACTGAGGATGGTTTACATGTGTGCTGCAGTCTTCTTCATCTGCTTCACTCCCTAtcatattaactttattttttataccaTGGTAAAGGAAGCTATCATTAGCAGTTGTCCCATTGTCCAAAGCACACAGTATTTCCATCCTTTCTGTCTATGCCTTGCAAGTCTCTGCTGCCTTTTGGATCCGATTCTCTATTACTTCATGGCCTCAGAGTTTCGTGACCAACTATCTCGCCATGGCAGCTCTGTGACTCGTTCCCGCCTAATGAGCAGGGAGAGTGGTTCGTCAAtgattagttaa